A single genomic interval of Halichondria panicea chromosome 2, odHalPani1.1, whole genome shotgun sequence harbors:
- the LOC135330806 gene encoding WD repeat-containing protein 35-like, protein MSHSMLVYLSKKIAIPNDSALATISWHSSKGWIACGGEDGLLKVLQLETLASKDAKLKGLAAPSNLSMNQTLEGHNVEAVNGTGGRVFVTMRTVTPPQRPS, encoded by the exons atgagccaCAGCATGCTAGTTTATCTGAGTAAGAAG ATTGCTATCCCTAATGACTCTGCCCTGGCAACCATCTCATGGCACAGTAGCAAGGGTTGGATAGCGTGTGGTGGGGAGGATGGACTACTCAAGGTACTACAACTGGAGACACTGGCCTCCAAGGATGCTAAACTCAAGGGTCTTGCTGCCCCTAGTAACCTCTCCATGAACCAAACCCTCGAGGGACACAACG TTGAGGCTGTGAATGGCACAGGGGGGCGGGTCTTTGTGACGATGAGAACAGTAACCCCCCCGCAGAGGCCCAGTTGA
- the LOC135330801 gene encoding zinc metalloproteinase nas-4-like, producing the protein MDPEYRPTSKPEEAQAQDGMYNPDLFEGDLKISDKQIKAAYRKFSDAELQKATSDVNKLWELGYVYYDLDESVDYHTRTIIRGAMDEYEQHTCLRFYLKTPTTTWITQFIHFQSSDRGCYSTSVGQALSMQTINLDSIGCATHSTVLHEIGHAIGFWHEQSRPDRDNYVTINWDNIKAGKEHNFNLRHKVDYQDEEYDYASIMHYQLDAFTRSYQKTLSINNFEKLIEQGFPAVGHGEHLSPGDIRQVNKLYDCYNPSGYWGRLRVHVHKATGLPSDTYYADVAAIYTYGTTGYGVQSFPSTKLSNNYPADYTWTYVHTTANQKNWRYFRIWITNEEGDTVISRQTIWIKTSGVKVEDSYCLKDEQDVERMKCVYFNYEIV; encoded by the exons ATGGACCCTGAATACAGACCAACTAGCAAACCAGAAGAAGCTCAAGCTCAAGATGGCATGTACAATCCAGATCTCTTTGAAGGAGACCTCAAGATTTCAGATAAACAGATAAAGGCCGCGTACAGAAAGTTTTCAGAC GCTGAGCTTCAGAAGGCTACAAGTGACGTCAATAAACTATGGGAACTAGGATATGTCTACTACGACTTGGATGAATCAGTTGACTATCATACGCGAACTATCATACGAGGTGCAATGGACGAATATGAGCAACACACGTGTCTAAGGTTCTACCTTAAAACCCCTACAACTACTTGGATTACACAGTTTATTCATTTTCAAAGCAGCGACCGAGGGTGTTATTCCACCTCAGTTGGGCAAGCACTCAGTATGCAAACAATCAATCTTGACAGCATAGGTTGTGCTACGCATAGTACAGTTCTACATGAAATTGGTCATGCGATCGGTTTTTGGCATGAGCAAAGTAGACCGGACAGAGACAACTACGTTACGATAAACTGGGACAATATCAAAGCAGGCAAGGAACATAATTTTAATTTACGCCACAAAGTTGATTACCAAGATGAAGAGTACGACTATGCTTCAATTATGCATTATCAATTGGATGCCTTCACCAGAAGTTATCAGAAAACGTTGAGCATTAACAATTTTGAGAAATTAATTGAACAAGGATTCCCTGCTGTTGGGCACGGAGAACACCTCAGTCCAGGTGATATCAGGCAGGTGAATAAACTGTACGATTGTTATAACCCATCCGGTTACTGGGGAAGACTACGTGTTCATGTACATAAAGCGACTGGGCTACCTTCTGACACGTACTATGCTGACGTGGCTGCTATTTACACTTACGGAACTACTGGTTATGGAGTGCAGTCGTTTCCATCAACAAAATTGTCCAATAATTATCCAGCTGACTATACATGGACATATGTACATACAACCGCTAATCAAAAAAACTGGCGCTACTTCAGGATATGGATAACGAATGAGGAGGGAGATACAGTGATTAGTCGGCAAACCATATGGATCAAAACTTCAGGAGTAAAAGTTGAAGATTCGTACTGCTTGAAAGATGAGCAAGATGTGGAGCGCATGAAATGTGTCTACTTCAACTACGAAATCGTTTGA